The DNA segment AGCCGCCGGGGCCCTTGGCGGTGGTGACCTTCCAGCGCACGAAGTAGCCGCTGCGGCCCGCCACCGTGACCTCACCGGCGGCGATCTGCCGGTGCGCGGTGATGCCGCCGTGGATGCGCCGGCCGACGAAGTCCTCCTCGTAGGCGCGGTCGGCCGCGTCGGTGATGTCCTCCTCGGCGAGGGCCTCGGGGGTGGTGGCGTCGGTGCCGCCGGGGGTCCGGGTGGTGACCGTGCCGTGGTAGCAGCGCGCGGTGGACGCGCCGGGGCAGTCGTAGGCGTCCTCGGTGCGCATCGTGAGGAGTTGCCCCGAGGTGCGCTCGGGGCGCTCCCAGCCATCCGGGATGGGCAGGCTGACGCCGTTGAGCTGGTCGATCAGGAGGGCCGGGTCCCGGTGGGCCGGTGTGCCGTCCGGCGAGGGGCCGCCGGTGCCGGTGGCGGTGGCGCCGGTCGTGGGGGTCGGGGTGCCGTGGGCCTGCGGGGGTGCCGGGTCGTCGTTGCCGGTGAGCAGCACGGC comes from the Streptomyces sp. NBC_00525 genome and includes:
- a CDS encoding DUF2510 domain-containing protein, with protein sequence MSYPTPPGWYPDSAVPGTERWWDGTAWTAHTRAPAAAPAPAPPYPVPPQRGGGGGSARAVALVAAGAVVVGAAVTGAVLLTGNDDPAPPQAHGTPTPTTGATATGTGGPSPDGTPAHRDPALLIDQLNGVSLPIPDGWERPERTSGQLLTMRTEDAYDCPGASTARCYHGTVTTRTPGGTDATTPEALAEEDITDAADRAYEEDFVGRRIHGGITAHRQIAAGEVTVAGRSGYFVRWKVTTAKGPGGYVQSLAFPSPVGSQSPVIVRYAFDAGPDGPPLSLMDTLTRGIRSTDDDTKDDDTKDDGSAKQDDDAQDGAGSAIEHTR